In a single window of the Arachis hypogaea cultivar Tifrunner chromosome 6, arahy.Tifrunner.gnm2.J5K5, whole genome shotgun sequence genome:
- the LOC112695424 gene encoding sec-independent protein translocase protein TATA, chloroplastic: protein MEMTSMRMRAAIPLRSTPSINVAPPFSASTSSFCSANVALFRRASLSLTAPTTIRKKKGLTCNALFGLGVPELVVIAGVAALVFGPKKLPEVGRSIGKTVKSFQQAAKEFESEIKKDPESPGEGPSEEKPVVALSEQEEKKQGMEVSSSKDSV, encoded by the exons atggagatgaCGAGTATGAGAATGAGGGCCGCAATCCCCTTAAGATCCACACCCTCCATTAATGTTGCTCCTCCTTTCTCCGCTTCCACTTCGTCCTTCTGTTCCGCCAACGTTGCACTCTTCAGGAGAGCTTCTTTATCTCTCACTGCTCCAACCACCATCAGAAAGAAGAAGGGTCTCACCTGCAACGCCCTCTTTGGCCTCGGCGTCCCCGAGCTCGTTGTTATTGCCGGTGTCGCCGCCCTGGTCTTCGGCCCCAAGAAGCTCCCCGAGGTTGGTCGCAGCATCGGCAAAACTGTTAAGAGCTTCCAACAG GCAGCAAAGGAGTTTGAGTCAGAGATTAAGAAGGATCCTGAGTCCCCAGGAGAGGGTCCATCAGAGGAAAAGCCTGTTGTTGCTCTGAGTGAACAGGAGGAGAAGAAGCAAGGCATGGAGGTGTCTAGTTCTAAGGATAGTGTGTGA